A genomic window from Tenebrio molitor chromosome X, icTenMoli1.1, whole genome shotgun sequence includes:
- the ttv gene encoding exostosin-1: MQAKKRYLLLFVSCAFLAYWYFGGYRLKSSNIVVEEQLPEFVNLNQMYTGSILKEREKPPISNNKRCSMENCFDFGRCQQGFRVFVYPPEDNSAPSPSYQKLLNVLMESRYYTTDPRTACLFVLSIDTLDRDRLSTDYIRNMQSRLQHLPHWNNGLNHVIFNLYSGTWPNYTENNLDFDYGMAILAKASMSESHMRPGFDISIPLFHKVHPEKGGEVGSVLANSLPLQKNYLLAFKGKRYVHGIGSDTRNSLYHLHNKKDMIMVTTCRHGKSWKDMKDERCDQDNKEYDKYDYEVLLQNSTFCLVPRGRRLGSFRFLEALQAGCIPVLLSNGWALPFSQVIDWSKAAIWADERLLLQVPYIVRSLTPSKILQLRQQTQVLWDRYFSSIEKIVYTTLEMIRERLPNEPFRDATVWNNLPGALVTLPSFSDFADSFPFQVDYNDVESFTAIVYCQLGLSLTPSAPLYRLVTNIARSKYVSKIIVVWSNDKRPPTKNRWPTLPHNISLHVIQSEGEPTKTSISQRFYPHSQIETAAVLSLDEDSVLTTDEVDFAFIVWKQFPDRVVGYPARSHYWDDSKSTWGYTSKWTNDYSIVLTGAAFYHRYYNVLYTEWLSPLLHKTVEQSQNCEDILMNFLVSHVTRRPPIKVTQRKQYKEQPTVGSWSPWNDPDHFIQRQTCLNTFAAVFGYMPLLRSNLRLDPVLFKDPVSNKRKKYRKIELVGS; the protein is encoded by the exons atgcaaGCAAAGAAACGTTACTTGCTCTTATTCGTGTCTTGTGCGTTTTTGGCGTATTGGTATTTCGGTGGGTACCGGCTGAAAAGCAGCAATATCGTCGTAGAAGAGCAACTGCCAGAATTCGTCAATCTGAATCAAATGTATACAGGAAGTATTCTGAAAGAACGCGAAAAGCCACCAATCAGCAACAATAAAAGATGCAGCATGGAAAACTGTTTTGATTTTGGTAGATGTCAACAAGGTTTTCGAGTGTTCGTGTATCCTCCTGAAGATAATAGTGCGCCCAGTCCGTCCTACCAAAAACTGCTCAACGTTTTAATGGAATCGCGATATTACACTACCGATCCCAGAACGGCTTGCTTGTTCGTTCTGAGCATAGATACTCTAGACAGAGACCGCCTCAGCACCGACTACATTAGGAACATGCAGTCACGTCTGCAACACCTGCCCCACTGGAACAACGGCCTTAATCACGTCATCTTCAATTTGTACTCAGGCACTTGGCCTAACTACACCGAGAATAATCTAGATTTTGACTATGGAATGGCCATTCTCGCTAAAGCTAGCATGTCTGAAAGTCACATGAGGCCTGGATTTGACATAAGCATTCCATTGTTCCACAAAGTTCACCCCGAAAAGGGAGGCGAAGTCGGTTCAGTATTAGCAAACAGTCTACCTTTACAAAAGAATTATTTGCTGGCCTTCAAAGGGAAAAGGTATGTACATGGAATTGGATCAGACACCAGAAATTCTTTGTATCATCTTCACAACAAGAAAGATATGATTATGGTGACGACGTGCCGTCACGGCAAGAGTTGGAAAGATATGAAAGATGAGCGTTGTGACCAAGATAATAAAGAGTATGATAAATATGACTATGAAGTTTTGTTGCAAAATTCGACGTTTTGTTTGGTTCCTAGAGGAAGACGCTTAGGGTCTTTTAGATTCTTGGAAGCCCTACAGGCTGGGTGCATTCCAGTTCTGTTGTCTAATGGATGGGCATTGCCATTTTCTCAAGTGATTGATTGGAGTAAAGCTGCTATCTGGGCCGACGAGCGACTTTTATTACAA GTACCTTATATAGTGCGGTCATTAACACCCTCTAAAATCCTTCAGTTACGTCAACAGACACAAGTTTTATGGGATAGATATTTTTCCTCTATTGAAAAAATCGTTTACACAACCCTAGAA aTGATCCGTGAAAGATTACCAAATGAACCATTCAGAGATGCAACAGTTTGGAACAATCTACCAGGAGCTTTGGTCACATTACCAAGTTTTTCGGATTTTGCGGACAGTTTTCCGTTTCAAGTAGATTATAATGATGTTGAAAGCTTCACTGCTATTGTATACTGCCAATTAGGACTCTCCCTTACGCCATCAGCGCCTCTGTACAGACTTGTAACAAATATAGCTCGCAGCAAATATGTTTCAAAG ATAATCGTGGTGTGGTCTAACGACAAGCGCCCCCCTACCAAGAACCGCTGGCCAACTTTGCCCCACAACATCAGTTTACACGTGATACAATCGGAGGGGGAGCCCACCAAAACCAGCATCTCCCAGCGGTTCTACCCGCACTCGCAGATCGAAACCGCCGCAGTGTTATCACTGGACGAAGACTCAGTCCTCACAACGGACGAAGTCGATTTCGCTTTCATCGTCTGGAAGCAATTTCCAGATCGCGTGGTGGGTTATCCTGCCAGATCCCACTACTGGGACGACTCGAAATCGACCTGGGGCTACACCTCGAAGTGGACCAACGACTACTCCATCGTCCTAACAGGTGCCGCCTTTTATCATCGATACTACAACGTACTGTACACGGAGTGGCTGAGTCCTTTGCTGCACAAGACTGTCGAACAGAGTCAAAACTGTGAAGACATTCTGATGAATTTCCTGGTCAGTCACGTGACGAGGCGACCGCCGATCAAAGTTACGCAGAGGAAACAGTACAAGGAACAACCGACCGTCGGCAGTTGGTCCCCTTGGAACGACCCGGACCACTTCATCCAGAGACAGACTTGTTTGAATACTTTCGCTGCCGTGTTCGGGTACATGCCGCTGTTGAGGTCGAATCTGAGATTAGATCCAGTGCTTTTTAAAGACCCCGTGTCCAATAAGAGGAAGAAGTACAGAAAAATCGAACTTGTGGGCAGTTAG
- the Sap47 gene encoding synapse-associated protein of 47 kDa isoform X1, which yields MFSGLTNQVSSWMGSAKGDQEEKVPTPTEEGTVVASPDKKDASPTKPAGSKLDMLTNVKSQIEGIGGWLGSSIPKLRKGEEGQEEQQVVEEGNTPASAESVKGSPQHKDDDDNSSPPSATGGADSGPQSIAETPTEEKEGQFGNVQSKALAGAKSFGNFLYSAVNKAGKTVSEASAKIKETVEKNSILGEFNKEQEAFLKGQAGNTATSLPPWAGCSNEEALKEECLSLSTDKKNFVRSPPAGIDFQFDYEVSYPIAMAIMEQDPNLEKMRYELVPKVISEENFWRNYFYRVSLICQANELSFMSRDGDSQSATETVTSDQPVASSDDETEEFVSDSLQASSEDFVEVAERMMKMVLVPKPKEEWERELVAELHDYEVVGEQKPNKRDVWEQEIEEIEELLKDGTDLK from the exons ATGTTCTCGGGACTTACCAACCAGGTCAGCTCTTGGATGGGTTCCGCGAAAGGGGACCAAGAGGAAAAGGTGCCCACTCCGACGGAGGAGGGCACCGTGGTCGCCAGTCCAGATAAAAAAGACGCAAG TCCGACGAAACCCGCCGGCAGCAAGCTGGACATGCTGACCAACGTGAAGTCTCAAATCGAGGGAATCGGAGGGTGGTTGGGGTCCAGCATCCCGAAACTGAGGAAAGGCGAAGAGGGCCAGGAAGAGCAGCAGGTCGTCGAAGAGGGCAACACTCCGGCCTCCGCCGAATCCGTCAAGGGATCGCCCCAACACAAAGACGACGACGACAATTCCAG CCCCCCTAGCGCCACCGGCGGGGCTGATTCCGGACCACAGTCAATCGCAGAAACACCAACTGAAGAGAAAGAAGGCCAATTCGGAAACG TTCAGAGCAAGGCTTTGGCCGGGGCCAAATCCTTCGGCAATTTTTTGTACTCGGCTGTGAATAAAGCGGGAAAAACCGTGAGCGAAGCGAGCGCGAAAATTAAAGAAACTGTAGAAAAGAAT AGCATTCTTGGGGAGTTTAACAAGGAGCAAGAGGCCTTCCTGAAGGGCCAAGCCGGAAACACCGCGACTTCCCTCCCCCCGTGGGCCGGCTGCTCCAACGAGGAGGCGCTCAAAGAGGAGTGTCTCAGCTTATCAACCGACAAGAAGAATTTCGTTCGTAGTCCTCCAGCCGGGATAGATTTCCAGTTCGACTATGAAGTATCTTACCCCATTGCGATGGCCATAATGGAGCAGGATCCTAATCTGGAGAAAATGCGATATGAACTTGTGCCTAAAGT AATAAGCGAAGAGAATTTCTGGAGGAACTACTTCTACCGCGTAAGCCTAATCTGCCAGGCGAACGAATTGTCCTTCATGTCTCGCGATGGTGACAGTCAGTCTGCCACAGAAACTGTCACCTCTGATCAACCTGTAG CTAGTTCAGATGACGAGACGGAAGAGTTTGTGTCAGATAGTTTGCAGGCTAGCAGtgaagattttgttgaagtagCAGAGCGTATGATGAAAATGGTACTTGTGCCAAAGCCCAAGG AAGAATGGGAGCGAGAATTGGTGGCGGAACTTCACGACTACGAAGTTGTCGGCGAACAAAAGCCGAACAAAAGGGACGTCTGGGAGCAGGAGATCGAAGAAATCGAAGAACTGTTAAAAGATGGAACTGATTTGAAGTAA
- the Sap47 gene encoding synapse-associated protein of 47 kDa isoform X2: protein MFSGLTNQVSSWMGSAKGDQEEKVPTPTEEGTVVASPDKKDASPTKPAGSKLDMLTNVKSQIEGIGGWLGSSIPKLRKGEEGQEEQQVVEEGNTPASAESVKGSPQHKDDDDNSSATGGADSGPQSIAETPTEEKEGQFGNVQSKALAGAKSFGNFLYSAVNKAGKTVSEASAKIKETVEKNSILGEFNKEQEAFLKGQAGNTATSLPPWAGCSNEEALKEECLSLSTDKKNFVRSPPAGIDFQFDYEVSYPIAMAIMEQDPNLEKMRYELVPKVISEENFWRNYFYRVSLICQANELSFMSRDGDSQSATETVTSDQPVASSDDETEEFVSDSLQASSEDFVEVAERMMKMVLVPKPKEEWERELVAELHDYEVVGEQKPNKRDVWEQEIEEIEELLKDGTDLK from the exons ATGTTCTCGGGACTTACCAACCAGGTCAGCTCTTGGATGGGTTCCGCGAAAGGGGACCAAGAGGAAAAGGTGCCCACTCCGACGGAGGAGGGCACCGTGGTCGCCAGTCCAGATAAAAAAGACGCAAG TCCGACGAAACCCGCCGGCAGCAAGCTGGACATGCTGACCAACGTGAAGTCTCAAATCGAGGGAATCGGAGGGTGGTTGGGGTCCAGCATCCCGAAACTGAGGAAAGGCGAAGAGGGCCAGGAAGAGCAGCAGGTCGTCGAAGAGGGCAACACTCCGGCCTCCGCCGAATCCGTCAAGGGATCGCCCCAACACAAAGACGACGACGACAATTCCAG CGCCACCGGCGGGGCTGATTCCGGACCACAGTCAATCGCAGAAACACCAACTGAAGAGAAAGAAGGCCAATTCGGAAACG TTCAGAGCAAGGCTTTGGCCGGGGCCAAATCCTTCGGCAATTTTTTGTACTCGGCTGTGAATAAAGCGGGAAAAACCGTGAGCGAAGCGAGCGCGAAAATTAAAGAAACTGTAGAAAAGAAT AGCATTCTTGGGGAGTTTAACAAGGAGCAAGAGGCCTTCCTGAAGGGCCAAGCCGGAAACACCGCGACTTCCCTCCCCCCGTGGGCCGGCTGCTCCAACGAGGAGGCGCTCAAAGAGGAGTGTCTCAGCTTATCAACCGACAAGAAGAATTTCGTTCGTAGTCCTCCAGCCGGGATAGATTTCCAGTTCGACTATGAAGTATCTTACCCCATTGCGATGGCCATAATGGAGCAGGATCCTAATCTGGAGAAAATGCGATATGAACTTGTGCCTAAAGT AATAAGCGAAGAGAATTTCTGGAGGAACTACTTCTACCGCGTAAGCCTAATCTGCCAGGCGAACGAATTGTCCTTCATGTCTCGCGATGGTGACAGTCAGTCTGCCACAGAAACTGTCACCTCTGATCAACCTGTAG CTAGTTCAGATGACGAGACGGAAGAGTTTGTGTCAGATAGTTTGCAGGCTAGCAGtgaagattttgttgaagtagCAGAGCGTATGATGAAAATGGTACTTGTGCCAAAGCCCAAGG AAGAATGGGAGCGAGAATTGGTGGCGGAACTTCACGACTACGAAGTTGTCGGCGAACAAAAGCCGAACAAAAGGGACGTCTGGGAGCAGGAGATCGAAGAAATCGAAGAACTGTTAAAAGATGGAACTGATTTGAAGTAA